A single region of the Novosphingobium sp. SL115 genome encodes:
- a CDS encoding DoxX family protein: MTALAAEASRASSTTDMLAATGRVLLAAIFVLSGASKLADPTGTITYIQSAGLPLPTLAYGGAVAVELIGGLLLIAGVQTRIVASAIAAFSVAAAFSFHANLADQNQFIHFFKNIAMAGGLLQVAAFGSGRFGFDQR, from the coding sequence ATGACTGCTCTTGCTGCCGAGGCGTCACGCGCCTCATCCACCACCGACATGCTGGCCGCCACGGGCCGCGTCCTGCTGGCCGCAATCTTTGTATTGAGCGGCGCATCGAAGCTGGCTGATCCCACCGGCACGATCACCTATATCCAAAGCGCGGGCCTTCCCCTGCCGACGCTTGCTTATGGCGGAGCGGTGGCGGTGGAACTGATCGGCGGGTTGTTGCTGATTGCCGGGGTACAAACCCGCATTGTCGCTTCGGCCATCGCGGCGTTCAGCGTGGCTGCGGCCTTCAGCTTCCACGCAAATCTGGCTGACCAGAACCAGTTCATCCACTTTTTCAAGAACATCGCCATGGCTGGCGGCCTGCTGCAAGTAGCCGCCTTCGGTTCTGGCCGGTTTGGTTTCGACCAGCGCTGA
- a CDS encoding nitroreductase family protein has protein sequence MTRTASAKVVPLIVERWSPRAFDGSAVPQEDLDLIFEAAGLAASAYNYQPWRFVYAHKGDANFDAFLSALVPFNQSWAKEAGVLVFAVSDEFMRSDKGNNPNHSHSFDTGAAWASAALQAQALGYHTHGMTGVDFDKAAQVLNVPEGFRVEMAFVIGTQGDAAQLPEGLREREVISDRKPVSEIAFAGPFTA, from the coding sequence ATGACCCGTACTGCATCTGCCAAGGTTGTTCCGCTGATCGTCGAACGCTGGAGCCCGCGCGCTTTTGATGGCTCTGCCGTTCCGCAGGAAGACCTTGACCTGATCTTCGAAGCCGCTGGCCTTGCTGCCAGCGCCTATAACTATCAACCGTGGCGCTTCGTCTATGCTCACAAGGGCGATGCCAACTTCGACGCCTTCCTGTCGGCACTGGTGCCCTTCAACCAGAGCTGGGCCAAGGAAGCGGGCGTGTTGGTCTTCGCGGTTTCGGACGAATTCATGCGCTCTGACAAGGGTAACAACCCCAATCACAGCCACAGCTTTGATACCGGCGCAGCATGGGCCAGCGCCGCGCTTCAGGCACAGGCGCTGGGCTATCACACCCACGGCATGACCGGGGTGGACTTTGACAAGGCGGCGCAAGTGCTGAACGTGCCCGAAGGTTTCCGGGTGGAAATGGCCTTCGTCATCGGCACGCAGGGCGATGCCGCCCAGCTTCCCGAAGGCCTGCGCGAACGCGAAGTGATCAGCGACCGCAAGCCGGTGAGCGAAATCGCCTTCGCCGGTCCGTTCACGGCATAA
- a CDS encoding NAD(P)/FAD-dependent oxidoreductase, translating into MLRINELKLPLNHAAEDLSVAICTRLDIAPDDLIRFQIFRRGNDARKKHAILLTYVVDCVVKDEADVLARFADDQNVRATPDTSYKFPVMAPADWQGERPVVIGAGPCGLLAALILAQMGLKPIIIERGKAVRERTKDTWGLWRKSVLTPESNVQFGEGGAGTFSDGKLYSRIKDPRHLGRKVLVEFVKAGAPDDILTEAHPHIGTFRLVTMVMSMRETIESLGGEYRFQTRVEDFEVETDANGVRQLAGLHLSDGSFLPARHVVMAVGHSARDTFQVLHDRGVYVEAKPFAIGVRIEHPQSWIDTARYGPSAGNKILGPAAYSISHTAKNGRTVYSFCMCPGGRVVAATSEEGRVVTNGMSQYSRAEFNANSGIVVDIDPNRDYPGGPMAGIAFQRHWESLAFEAGGRNYMAPGQKLGDFLADRPSTEFGDVIPSYKPGVHLTELKKCLPDFVIEAIREALPAFGRMVPGYDHPDVVMTGVETRTSSPVRITRGKDCQSLNTQGLYPAGEGAGYAGGILSAAVDGIKVAEALAAQLLK; encoded by the coding sequence ATGCTCCGCATCAATGAACTCAAACTGCCGCTGAACCACGCCGCCGAAGATTTGTCGGTGGCAATCTGCACGCGGCTGGACATTGCGCCCGATGATCTGATCCGCTTCCAGATTTTCCGGCGCGGCAATGACGCGCGTAAGAAGCACGCCATCCTGCTGACGTATGTGGTCGATTGCGTGGTCAAGGACGAGGCCGACGTTCTGGCCCGCTTTGCCGACGATCAGAACGTGCGCGCCACGCCCGATACGTCCTATAAATTCCCCGTCATGGCCCCGGCTGACTGGCAGGGTGAGCGCCCGGTAGTGATCGGGGCTGGGCCATGCGGTTTGTTGGCCGCGCTGATCCTTGCCCAGATGGGGCTTAAGCCGATCATCATCGAACGCGGCAAGGCCGTGCGCGAACGCACCAAGGACACCTGGGGTCTGTGGCGCAAATCGGTGCTGACGCCTGAATCGAACGTGCAGTTCGGTGAAGGCGGCGCGGGCACGTTCTCAGACGGCAAGCTTTACAGCCGCATCAAGGACCCCCGCCATCTCGGCCGCAAGGTACTGGTGGAGTTCGTAAAAGCGGGCGCGCCCGACGATATCCTGACCGAAGCTCATCCTCACATCGGCACGTTCCGCCTTGTGACGATGGTGATGAGCATGCGCGAAACGATTGAAAGCCTTGGCGGCGAATATCGTTTCCAGACGCGGGTTGAAGATTTTGAAGTCGAAACCGATGCCAATGGCGTGCGGCAGTTGGCCGGCCTGCACCTGTCAGACGGCAGCTTTCTGCCCGCGCGCCATGTGGTCATGGCCGTGGGCCATTCCGCGCGCGATACCTTTCAGGTGCTGCATGACCGGGGCGTCTATGTCGAGGCCAAGCCCTTTGCCATCGGCGTACGTATCGAACACCCGCAAAGCTGGATCGACACCGCACGCTATGGTCCCAGCGCCGGGAACAAGATCCTTGGTCCGGCGGCATATTCCATATCGCACACAGCCAAGAACGGGCGCACTGTCTACTCGTTCTGTATGTGCCCCGGCGGGCGTGTGGTGGCAGCCACCAGCGAAGAAGGCCGCGTCGTCACCAACGGGATGAGTCAGTATTCCCGCGCCGAATTCAACGCAAATTCCGGCATCGTCGTGGATATTGACCCCAACCGCGATTACCCCGGCGGGCCGATGGCGGGTATTGCCTTCCAGCGCCATTGGGAAAGTCTGGCCTTCGAAGCAGGCGGGCGCAACTACATGGCGCCGGGGCAGAAACTGGGCGATTTTCTGGCCGACCGTCCCTCCACCGAATTTGGCGACGTAATCCCCAGCTACAAACCGGGCGTTCACCTGACCGAACTGAAAAAGTGCCTGCCCGACTTCGTGATCGAAGCCATCCGCGAAGCGCTGCCCGCGTTCGGGCGGATGGTGCCGGGCTATGACCATCCCGATGTGGTGATGACAGGCGTGGAAACGCGCACATCGTCACCCGTTCGCATCACCCGTGGCAAAGATTGCCAGAGCCTCAACACTCAGGGCCTTTATCCCGCAGGCGAAGGCGCTGGCTATGCGGGCGGTATCCTTTCGGCGGCCGTCGATGGCATCAAGGTGGCCGAGGCGCTGGCGGCGCAGCTTCTGAAATGA
- a CDS encoding NAD(P)/FAD-dependent oxidoreductase: protein MNAHHYDAIVLGAGAAGMMAALTAGQRGRRVLLVDHADAPGKKILISGGGRCNFTNIHTAADRYISENTHFARSALSRYTPADFIALVNRHGISWHEKTLGQLFCDQSAGQIVDMLMVECRHGGVTFAFGQPVTALDHADGLYRITLNGVEHCAPSLVLATGGLSIPKMGATGFAHEIARRFGLPMVQTRPALVPFTLGEDEALFRSLSGVSAEIVVRNGKTAFREAALFTHRGLSGPAMLQISSYWQHRTPIHVDFLPDEKQDWLLEEKRARPKATVRSTLARRLPERLAETLAGRLGVEAELGNCRDAALRTAADQMARWPFHPNGTEGYAKAEVTAGGISTKALSQKTMEATKVLGLYAIGEAVDVTGWLGGYNFQWAWASGKAAGEAV from the coding sequence ATGAACGCGCACCATTATGACGCCATCGTGCTGGGCGCTGGTGCCGCCGGGATGATGGCCGCGCTTACCGCAGGGCAACGCGGGCGGCGGGTGCTGCTGGTCGATCATGCCGACGCGCCCGGCAAGAAGATCCTTATTTCCGGCGGCGGGCGCTGCAACTTCACCAATATCCACACTGCGGCTGATCGCTACATTTCAGAAAACACCCACTTCGCGCGCTCTGCCCTGTCGCGTTATACGCCGGCTGATTTCATCGCGCTGGTGAACCGCCACGGCATAAGCTGGCATGAAAAGACGCTGGGGCAATTGTTCTGCGATCAGTCAGCAGGACAGATCGTGGACATGCTTATGGTCGAATGCCGCCATGGCGGCGTGACATTCGCCTTTGGTCAGCCCGTGACCGCGCTGGACCATGCCGACGGGCTTTATCGCATAACCCTAAACGGGGTCGAGCATTGTGCGCCTTCTTTGGTGCTGGCCACCGGCGGCCTTTCCATCCCCAAGATGGGTGCCACCGGATTTGCCCACGAAATCGCCCGCCGCTTTGGCCTGCCAATGGTGCAAACCCGCCCTGCCCTTGTCCCGTTCACGCTGGGAGAGGATGAGGCGCTGTTCCGGTCCTTGTCGGGCGTTTCAGCAGAAATCGTCGTGCGCAACGGCAAGACCGCATTTCGCGAAGCGGCGCTGTTTACCCATCGTGGCCTGTCTGGCCCTGCGATGTTGCAGATTTCCTCCTACTGGCAGCACCGCACGCCCATCCATGTCGATTTCCTGCCCGATGAAAAGCAGGACTGGCTGCTGGAGGAAAAGCGCGCACGACCCAAGGCGACGGTGCGCTCCACCCTCGCCCGCCGCCTGCCCGAACGTCTGGCCGAAACGCTGGCGGGCCGCCTTGGGGTTGAGGCCGAACTCGGCAATTGCCGCGATGCCGCCCTGCGCACAGCAGCAGACCAGATGGCGCGCTGGCCATTCCACCCCAACGGCACCGAAGGTTATGCCAAGGCCGAAGTCACTGCCGGGGGCATTTCTACCAAGGCACTATCGCAAAAGACCATGGAAGCAACCAAAGTGCTCGGCCTTTACGCCATTGGCGAAGCGGTGGACGTCACCGGATGGCTGGGCGGCTATAACTTCCAGTGGGCATGGGCCAGCGGCAAGGCTGCCGGTGAGGCAGTGTAG
- a CDS encoding sensor histidine kinase translates to MNSLRFKLWMALAFVLVTIAVPGVIARHALKVVQAQHARSEASAQSLSSYQRLAVLGYTLIQERYIDPVAFDRDRTLYVDGVRSHITNAERYINAEIRLISETSLQRSSRAQFIEAELRERDQVRKIGASMERAIRGEADSSWEKMVLDLIKLEEREGKELRRSSIETVKGVTDTLTLTLSIATIFGLMAVAWGQRQIIRPLGNLWAGTRAMAEGRYDERVPIKGTTEFRTISSSFNIMAEKVGNAAKAMRRNNEELERAVASRTTELAATNRSLERANRLRQQFLADASHELRTPLSIMRSEAEITLRDPGADRTNMRTSLERIVRLSALMGELIDDMLQIARAEEPMLQTSITPIDVVQAVRNSVGDFLRVIEADGGSIAIIEAPDSLIIEGDEAKLQQVIRIVVDNAVCYSSQEPVVEVAIREEQGDAVIQIADKGDGIPAEDIPHMFKRFRRGSRKMGSGQGLGLSIARSISEALGGSIGLESKLHEGTTVSIRLPLLPGQMDRAGTKS, encoded by the coding sequence ATGAATTCATTGCGCTTCAAGCTGTGGATGGCTTTGGCATTCGTGCTGGTCACCATTGCTGTGCCGGGTGTGATTGCGCGCCATGCGTTGAAAGTGGTTCAGGCCCAGCACGCTCGTTCCGAAGCATCGGCCCAGTCGCTCAGTTCGTATCAACGACTGGCAGTGCTGGGATACACCCTGATTCAGGAGCGTTATATTGATCCGGTGGCGTTTGACCGCGACCGTACGCTGTATGTCGATGGGGTCCGTTCGCACATTACCAACGCAGAACGCTATATCAATGCAGAAATCCGCCTGATTAGTGAAACCTCGCTGCAGCGCAGCAGCCGCGCCCAATTTATCGAGGCCGAACTGCGTGAACGCGATCAGGTGCGGAAGATCGGCGCCAGCATGGAGAGGGCCATCCGTGGCGAGGCCGATTCCAGTTGGGAGAAGATGGTCCTCGACCTCATCAAGCTGGAAGAGCGTGAAGGCAAGGAACTACGCCGCAGTTCCATCGAAACCGTCAAAGGCGTGACCGACACGCTGACCTTGACGCTGAGTATTGCGACGATCTTTGGCCTGATGGCAGTGGCGTGGGGGCAACGGCAGATCATCCGCCCACTGGGCAACCTGTGGGCAGGCACCCGCGCGATGGCCGAAGGGCGCTACGACGAACGGGTTCCGATCAAGGGCACCACCGAATTTCGCACGATCTCATCAAGCTTCAACATCATGGCCGAAAAAGTGGGCAACGCCGCCAAGGCGATGCGCCGCAACAACGAAGAACTGGAACGCGCCGTTGCCAGCCGGACAACCGAACTGGCCGCAACCAACCGCTCGCTGGAACGCGCCAATCGCCTGCGCCAGCAGTTTCTGGCCGACGCCAGCCACGAATTGCGCACGCCGCTTTCGATCATGCGCAGCGAAGCTGAAATCACCCTGCGCGATCCCGGCGCTGATCGCACCAACATGCGCACCAGCCTTGAACGGATCGTCCGACTTTCGGCCCTGATGGGCGAGTTGATCGACGACATGCTGCAAATTGCGCGCGCAGAAGAACCGATGCTGCAAACATCCATTACCCCTATTGATGTGGTTCAGGCCGTCCGCAACAGCGTTGGCGATTTCCTGCGCGTGATCGAAGCAGATGGCGGGAGCATTGCGATAATCGAGGCACCCGACAGCCTCATTATCGAGGGCGACGAGGCCAAACTGCAGCAAGTGATCCGCATCGTGGTGGACAATGCCGTCTGCTATTCATCGCAGGAACCGGTTGTCGAAGTTGCAATCCGTGAAGAACAAGGAGATGCTGTGATCCAGATTGCAGACAAGGGGGACGGCATTCCGGCTGAAGATATTCCGCACATGTTCAAACGCTTCCGGCGCGGCAGTCGCAAGATGGGCAGCGGTCAGGGGCTTGGCCTCTCGATCGCGCGCTCGATATCCGAAGCGCTCGGCGGCTCGATCGGGCTGGAAAGCAAACTGCACGAAGGAACCACCGTATCGATCCGTCTCCCCCTGTTGCCGGGGCAGATGGACAGGGCCGGGACAAAATCATGA
- a CDS encoding response regulator transcription factor: MKLLIIEDEVELAAALHRGLTQEGCSVTLATDGQTGLELASTVPFEFILLDVNLPDMSGFELCSKLREGGIEVPIIMVTARDDVADRIRGLKGGADDYLAKPFAFEELLARMDAVKRRIERPGMNHPQADGTITVGDLQFDPRTMTLLRGGTPVQLTVKEMGVLRLLMESPGTVISRTEILRAVWGIEDDPLTNIVEVYLSRLRRKLHALGPPVLENLRGFGYRLVA, encoded by the coding sequence ATGAAGCTGCTGATTATCGAAGATGAAGTCGAACTGGCCGCCGCGCTGCATCGTGGACTGACACAGGAAGGCTGTTCCGTCACGCTGGCTACAGATGGGCAGACCGGGCTTGAACTGGCCAGCACAGTGCCTTTCGAATTCATCCTTCTCGACGTCAACCTGCCTGACATGAGCGGCTTTGAATTGTGCTCGAAGCTGCGCGAAGGCGGCATCGAAGTGCCGATCATCATGGTAACTGCGCGCGATGATGTGGCAGACCGGATCAGGGGCCTGAAAGGCGGTGCAGATGACTATCTGGCCAAACCCTTTGCGTTTGAAGAACTGCTGGCGCGGATGGATGCTGTCAAACGCAGGATCGAACGGCCTGGCATGAACCATCCGCAGGCAGACGGAACGATCACGGTTGGTGATCTGCAATTCGATCCCCGCACGATGACCCTGCTGCGCGGCGGAACGCCGGTGCAATTGACCGTCAAGGAAATGGGTGTGCTGCGCTTGCTGATGGAATCGCCCGGAACGGTGATTTCGCGCACCGAAATTCTGCGCGCGGTCTGGGGGATCGAAGATGATCCGCTGACCAACATCGTCGAAGTCTATCTCAGCCGTCTGCGGCGAAAGCTCCACGCGCTTGGTCCTCCGGTGCTCGAAAACCTGCGTGGCTTTGGCTATCGGCTGGTCGCGTAA
- a CDS encoding alpha/beta fold hydrolase — translation MAAHSKGYASTGAGQIHFRAVAGPGVPIVLLHRTPVSSASFDSVLDFLDGRRHAIALDTPGFGQSFRPTGSPSTQDYAAWFLAALDDLELNVFHLAAHHTGTHFAAEMARLAPDRVRSLTLSGVLYAPAEERSRLRADIGNAAAIAQDGSHVADTWKLMKSLFLDYDGSLVHAETVGALISMEARDQAFDAIFKQDFRAVMQQVRCPVQVVQAGDDPLTLGGMLANFREDFPDIPVHLTGPAFLATPERQAGQFARAIQTFIQPIDGTEQAMTNRRYTLKRGETGYDLARSDTAIPVPAQGEVVVRVGAVSINRRDLGIRDFSYPVNGADNFTPLSDAAGEIVSVGAGVDQWHVSDRVASTFCQNWSGGRLTLPAVMSALGSGGPGVFADHVVLSAQGVTRIPDDWTWQEAASVPCAGVTAWRALMTLGNLQADDWVLVIGTGGVALFAAQIAVAAGAKVIVLSSSDDKIEAVKAMGAHAGVNYRTTPEWSEAVRAITGGMGVNHVVELGGSGTLQKSIASLGLDGHLAMIGALDGFGGEIPGMPMIFSALRVSAVMVGSRADQEALIAFMQSKGLRPIIDSVFAFDDADAAYARTEAGAFGKVIVSLENPA, via the coding sequence ATGGCTGCCCACAGCAAAGGCTATGCTTCCACAGGCGCAGGACAGATCCACTTTCGCGCTGTCGCAGGCCCCGGCGTGCCGATTGTGCTGCTTCATCGCACGCCGGTATCGTCAGCCAGTTTCGATAGCGTGCTGGATTTTCTGGATGGGCGCAGGCACGCGATTGCCTTGGATACACCGGGCTTCGGGCAGTCGTTCAGGCCCACCGGCAGTCCATCGACGCAGGACTACGCGGCCTGGTTCCTTGCGGCTCTTGATGATCTTGAACTGAATGTCTTCCACTTGGCCGCACACCATACCGGCACGCACTTTGCGGCCGAAATGGCGCGGCTTGCACCGGACAGGGTCCGGTCGCTGACGCTTTCCGGGGTGTTGTATGCGCCGGCGGAAGAGCGATCCAGGTTGCGTGCAGACATCGGCAATGCCGCCGCAATCGCGCAAGATGGCTCGCACGTGGCGGATACCTGGAAGCTGATGAAAAGCCTCTTCCTCGATTATGACGGGTCATTGGTCCATGCCGAGACGGTGGGCGCGCTGATATCGATGGAGGCCCGCGATCAGGCCTTCGATGCGATCTTCAAACAGGATTTTCGCGCGGTGATGCAACAGGTGCGTTGTCCCGTTCAGGTCGTTCAGGCAGGCGATGACCCTCTTACTCTGGGTGGTATGCTGGCCAACTTCCGCGAAGATTTCCCCGATATACCGGTCCACCTTACCGGGCCTGCCTTCCTCGCCACACCAGAACGGCAGGCAGGGCAGTTCGCACGCGCGATTCAGACTTTCATTCAACCCATCGACGGAACGGAACAAGCAATGACAAACAGGCGCTACACCTTGAAGCGTGGCGAAACCGGCTATGATCTGGCCCGTTCGGATACCGCGATTCCTGTTCCGGCGCAGGGCGAGGTTGTCGTTCGCGTTGGCGCGGTTTCCATCAATCGCCGCGATCTGGGCATTCGGGACTTCAGCTATCCTGTCAACGGAGCGGACAATTTCACGCCTTTGTCCGACGCCGCCGGAGAGATTGTCTCTGTGGGCGCTGGTGTCGATCAATGGCACGTCTCCGACCGGGTAGCCTCCACGTTCTGCCAAAACTGGTCTGGAGGACGTCTTACGCTTCCTGCGGTCATGTCTGCGCTTGGCAGCGGTGGCCCCGGTGTATTTGCAGACCATGTCGTGCTTTCGGCGCAAGGTGTTACGCGCATTCCGGACGACTGGACGTGGCAGGAAGCAGCAAGCGTTCCGTGTGCAGGGGTTACAGCGTGGCGCGCGCTGATGACGCTGGGCAATCTGCAGGCCGACGATTGGGTGCTGGTTATCGGCACTGGCGGGGTTGCGCTTTTTGCGGCGCAGATTGCCGTGGCAGCCGGGGCCAAGGTGATCGTGCTTTCATCCAGTGACGACAAGATCGAAGCAGTTAAAGCCATGGGTGCGCATGCTGGCGTAAACTACAGGACGACCCCCGAATGGTCGGAAGCGGTTCGCGCTATTACCGGTGGCATGGGGGTGAATCACGTTGTTGAACTGGGTGGCAGCGGCACACTGCAAAAATCGATCGCGAGCCTTGGCCTTGACGGTCACCTTGCCATGATCGGCGCGCTTGACGGGTTTGGCGGTGAAATTCCCGGCATGCCGATGATCTTTTCAGCGCTCCGTGTGAGCGCGGTGATGGTGGGGTCGCGGGCAGATCAGGAGGCCCTGATCGCTTTCATGCAAAGCAAGGGCCTGCGTCCCATTATCGACAGCGTGTTTGCCTTTGACGATGCCGATGCCGCTTATGCGCGCACCGAGGCAGGGGCGTTCGGCAAAGTGATCGTGTCATTGGAAAACCCGGCGTGA
- a CDS encoding LysR family transcriptional regulator: MVTGPRVRYSWRMRIRQLEHFLAVAEARNFRRAAERTNLSQQAISKSILQLEHDLSLRLFERGRQAVLLTEEGKQLLSYARDILADVRRFDDAVADTMGRQFGHLRIGATPNLLSEVIPDTLQTFHERFPQTRLTVERGDFPLLRDMMLQGDLDLVLSSAPDQVPRDLVSTSTVARDCNVVVVRSGHPLATSLNVSPEDLSHYPHLAFRNYPRGVSFLNTLFAGRAVPRPALLAASTDFATAWLQRSDFWWIASSMQVRRHIQSGTMKVLPMQLVDTGWDLLWSTRRNARPTRHVSAYREIVEAYLATAQFAVYDNQQLS; this comes from the coding sequence ATGGTGACGGGGCCGCGCGTGCGATATTCGTGGCGCATGAGAATCCGCCAACTTGAACATTTTTTGGCCGTGGCCGAGGCTCGAAACTTTCGTCGCGCTGCCGAACGGACCAATCTGTCGCAGCAGGCAATAAGCAAAAGCATCCTGCAACTTGAGCACGATCTTTCGCTCCGGCTATTCGAGCGCGGGCGGCAAGCGGTGCTTTTGACAGAAGAAGGCAAGCAGCTGCTCAGCTATGCGCGGGACATTCTGGCAGACGTCAGGCGCTTTGATGATGCTGTTGCAGACACCATGGGCCGTCAATTTGGCCACCTGAGAATTGGTGCAACGCCCAATCTTTTGAGCGAGGTCATCCCGGACACCTTGCAAACCTTTCACGAACGCTTTCCGCAGACACGGTTGACCGTAGAACGCGGCGATTTTCCGCTGTTGCGTGACATGATGCTGCAGGGCGATCTTGATCTGGTCCTGTCTTCTGCACCCGATCAAGTTCCGCGCGATCTGGTTTCGACGTCGACTGTCGCACGCGATTGCAATGTGGTTGTCGTGCGTTCCGGGCATCCTTTGGCGACCAGCCTGAACGTTTCACCCGAAGACCTCAGCCATTATCCCCACCTTGCGTTTCGCAATTATCCGCGCGGAGTATCTTTTCTGAACACGCTTTTCGCCGGGCGTGCGGTTCCAAGGCCTGCTCTTCTGGCGGCGTCCACTGATTTTGCTACTGCATGGCTGCAACGAAGTGATTTTTGGTGGATTGCATCGTCCATGCAGGTCCGCCGGCACATCCAGTCCGGCACTATGAAGGTTTTGCCGATGCAACTGGTCGACACTGGTTGGGATTTGCTGTGGTCGACGCGACGCAACGCCCGGCCAACCCGTCATGTCAGCGCATATCGGGAGATCGTGGAAGCCTATCTGGCGACCGCGCAATTCGCCGTTTATGACAACCAACAGTTGTCGTGA
- a CDS encoding malonyl-CoA decarboxylase yields MPQTNLVRNLLDSVFARARRLRPGASPSDPTPSLPTGAAGADTAMALARALLAERSQFSSLKIARQMLTAYRALDDEGKTAFLTELAQNFSPDPQAVRRALDAHDQAPSAYALSLVSKAAEAPRQELLRQLNQAPMATAELVTMRADLLRILPQKPDLRALDEDFVHLLRSWFNRGFLVMRRIDWSSPADLLERIIRYEAVHSIAEWGELRDRLQPADRRCYGFFHPAMGDEPLIFVEVALSEEIPSSIQSVLAPARTPLDTAKARVAVFYSISNCQDGLAGISFGQFLIKQVAEDLLAEFPQLHTFVTLSPMPGFQRWLQKAAASGDNDARAALAHGTPGNDWTDDDPRTRARMTLAARYFLTERDERGRLIDPVARFHVGNGARVERLCWMGDTSPRGMAQSGGLMVNYLYDLERAEANHTAYARHSNVAASLALQALAPVSPPR; encoded by the coding sequence GTGCCGCAAACAAACCTCGTGCGCAATCTGTTGGACAGCGTGTTCGCCCGCGCACGCAGGCTCCGGCCAGGCGCTTCTCCGTCTGACCCTACGCCATCCCTGCCCACTGGCGCAGCGGGTGCAGACACCGCAATGGCTCTTGCCCGCGCGCTTCTGGCCGAACGCAGCCAGTTTTCCAGCCTGAAGATCGCAAGGCAGATGCTCACCGCCTATCGCGCACTGGACGATGAAGGCAAAACCGCATTCCTTACCGAGCTTGCGCAAAACTTCTCACCCGATCCGCAGGCCGTACGCCGTGCGCTCGACGCGCACGATCAGGCCCCCTCCGCCTACGCGCTCAGCCTTGTCAGCAAGGCCGCCGAAGCACCCCGGCAGGAATTGCTGCGCCAGTTGAATCAAGCGCCTATGGCCACGGCGGAACTCGTCACCATGCGCGCAGACCTGCTGCGCATCCTGCCGCAGAAACCGGACTTGCGGGCGCTGGACGAAGATTTCGTTCACCTGCTGCGTTCATGGTTCAATCGTGGGTTTCTGGTCATGCGCCGGATCGACTGGTCCAGCCCGGCTGATCTTCTGGAACGCATCATCCGCTATGAAGCGGTTCATTCCATCGCGGAATGGGGCGAACTGCGCGACCGGCTGCAACCGGCCGACCGGCGCTGCTATGGCTTCTTCCACCCCGCCATGGGCGATGAACCGCTGATCTTCGTCGAAGTCGCGCTCAGCGAAGAGATTCCCTCCTCGATCCAGTCTGTCCTCGCCCCCGCCCGAACACCACTGGATACTGCCAAGGCAAGGGTCGCGGTGTTCTATTCCATCTCGAATTGTCAGGATGGGCTGGCCGGCATCTCGTTCGGCCAGTTCCTCATCAAACAGGTGGCCGAAGATCTGCTGGCAGAATTTCCGCAGCTTCATACATTCGTCACGCTGTCCCCCATGCCCGGCTTTCAGCGCTGGCTGCAAAAGGCTGCGGCTTCTGGCGATAACGATGCGCGCGCAGCTCTTGCCCACGGCACACCGGGCAATGACTGGACCGATGACGATCCCCGCACCCGCGCGCGCATGACGCTCGCCGCGCGCTATTTCCTGACCGAACGGGACGAACGCGGGCGGCTGATCGATCCGGTCGCCCGGTTCCACGTCGGCAACGGCGCCCGCGTCGAAAGGCTGTGCTGGATGGGTGACACCAGCCCGCGCGGCATGGCGCAATCGGGCGGTTTGATGGTCAACTACCTTTACGACCTGGAACGCGCTGAAGCCAACCACACCGCCTATGCCCGCCACAGCAATGTGGCCGCCAGCCTCGCGCTACAGGCGCTCGCGC